One genomic window of Cannabis sativa cultivar Pink pepper isolate KNU-18-1 chromosome 2, ASM2916894v1, whole genome shotgun sequence includes the following:
- the LOC133034981 gene encoding uncharacterized protein LOC133034981, with protein sequence MESPEPLSEWEQIDSPSPRSPPPHQSVFSSHMADTQIQQQNHSPDSSSSSSPTPALSSSSSTNLESNEEDAQAQRRRPELSDSRLAAVKEFKKQLRLRMGILKTDVLGAATKICNYRLVAVWRFWSIVSVAGAITAVLLSLLYAKMRRPRWRPTVLRRRRGENNEPLLLLLKEKDEKISQLLVQIAHMNEALSARRRVPVIRVG encoded by the exons ATGGAATCTCCGGAGCCCTTAAGCGAATGGGAGCAAATCGACTCACCTTCCCCTCGCTCCCCTCCTCCACACCAATCCGTTTTTTCTTCTCACATGGCCGATACTCAAATTCAACAACAAAACCACTCTCCTGATTCCTCATCATCTTCTTCGCCGACGCCGGCGTTGTCTTCGTCATCCTCGACCAATTTGGAGTCTAACGAAGAGGACGCTCAAGCTCAACGGCGGCGGCCTGAATTATCAGACTCTCGGCTCGCGGCGGTGAAAGAATTCAAGAAGCAATTGAGATTGCGAATGGGGATCCTGAAGACCGATGTTCTTGGCGCGGCTACCAAGATTTGTAATTACAGATTGGTAGCGGTGTGGAGATTTTGGTCGATTGTTTCGGTGGCCGGAGCGATTACGGCGGTGTTGCTCTCTCTGCTCTACGCCAAGATGAGGCGTCCGCGATGGAGACCGACTGTTCTTCGCCGCCGGCGCGGCGAAAATAACGAGCCTCTGCTCCTTCTGCTTAAAGAGAAAGATGAG AAAATCAGCCAGTTGCTTGTTCAGATTGCTCATATGAATGAAGCTTTATCGGCTCGGCGAAGGGTTCCTGTAATTCGAGTTGGTTGA